The following are encoded in a window of Ignavibacteria bacterium genomic DNA:
- a CDS encoding biotin--[acetyl-CoA-carboxylase] ligase gives MFNIIQFKNYLQARNFVKEISFFKTLDSTNTYAKKIAEEGKAEGTIVLTDEQTNGRGRFSRVWISDKEKNLTFSIILRPRFALSRSSLLPFALVVAIVKTLNFHYQLKTECKWPNDILLNKKKLCGMLLETSIHNEQIDYIIVGIGLNVNQNNFPEELKETATSLFIETQHEWNREELLFNILLECEKEYISLCENESSKILSEWKSYSTMFGKEISIHQNGNVLHGIAVDIASNGELLVNVENKLVKFSSGDVSIRI, from the coding sequence ATGTTTAACATCATTCAATTCAAAAATTATTTACAAGCGCGGAATTTTGTTAAGGAAATTTCCTTTTTCAAAACGCTTGATTCTACAAACACGTATGCAAAAAAAATTGCAGAAGAAGGAAAAGCGGAAGGAACAATTGTTCTTACGGATGAACAAACAAATGGACGAGGAAGATTTTCCCGAGTTTGGATTTCCGACAAGGAAAAAAATTTAACGTTTTCAATAATACTCCGACCTCGTTTTGCGCTTTCTCGTTCTTCCCTTCTTCCCTTTGCATTAGTCGTGGCGATTGTCAAGACACTGAATTTTCACTACCAATTGAAAACGGAATGTAAGTGGCCCAATGATATTTTATTGAACAAAAAAAAACTTTGCGGAATGTTGCTCGAAACCTCCATTCATAACGAACAAATTGATTATATCATTGTAGGTATTGGATTGAATGTGAATCAAAATAATTTTCCTGAAGAATTGAAGGAAACTGCGACTTCGTTATTTATTGAAACACAACACGAATGGAATCGGGAAGAATTGTTATTCAATATTCTTTTGGAATGTGAAAAAGAATATATTTCGTTGTGTGAAAACGAATCGAGTAAAATTCTTTCAGAATGGAAGTCATATTCAACAATGTTCGGAAAAGAAATTTCTATTCATCAAAACGGAAATGTTTTGCATGGAATTGCTGTTGACATTGCCTCGAACGGAGAATTACTTGTGAACGTTGAAAACAAATTGGTGAAATTTTCTTCTGGAGATGTTTCTATACGAATATAA
- a CDS encoding type III pantothenate kinase — protein sequence MLLAIDIGNTHTVLGIFQNKKLIAHWRVSSPVLRTEDEIFLLVKNLCEHSKINTKKIDSVGIASVVPNLTDVYERMAKKYFHKEPLLISASLHFGIKIHYDDPNAVGADRLCNALAAFTKYKTACIVIDFGTATTYDVIAKNGDYLGGVITAGLETIASELHRRAAKLPKVELHFPETAIGRNTVTSMQAGIMFGAVDALEGMIRRLKIEIGNAKVIATGGLASIVSSQTNVIDVIEPWLVLEGIRLIGERIKKNKR from the coding sequence ATGCTACTTGCAATTGATATCGGAAACACACACACTGTTCTTGGAATTTTTCAGAACAAAAAACTTATCGCTCATTGGCGAGTTTCATCTCCTGTGTTGCGAACAGAAGACGAAATATTTCTTCTTGTCAAAAATCTGTGCGAACATTCAAAAATCAACACGAAAAAAATTGATAGCGTTGGTATTGCATCGGTTGTTCCGAATTTAACGGATGTATATGAACGAATGGCAAAAAAATATTTTCACAAAGAACCGTTACTAATTTCCGCATCGTTACACTTTGGAATAAAAATTCATTACGATGACCCGAATGCTGTAGGAGCAGATAGATTGTGCAATGCACTCGCAGCCTTTACGAAATATAAAACTGCTTGCATTGTCATTGATTTTGGAACTGCAACAACGTACGACGTGATTGCAAAAAACGGAGATTATCTCGGCGGAGTAATTACAGCAGGATTAGAAACTATTGCAAGTGAACTTCATCGCCGCGCGGCAAAACTTCCAAAAGTGGAATTGCATTTTCCGGAAACAGCAATCGGAAGAAATACGGTTACGAGTATGCAAGCGGGAATAATGTTCGGCGCAGTGGATGCACTCGAAGGAATGATTCGAAGGTTGAAAATAGAAATCGGAAATGCAAAAGTAATTGCAACGGGAGGATTGGCTTCGATTGTTTCTTCACAAACGAACGTAATTGATGTAATTGAGCCTTGGCTTGTATTGGAGGGAATTCGTTTGATTGGAGAAAGAATTAAAAAGAACAAGCGATAA